ACGCTCCCGGCTGGGCCGCTCCCGCACAGGGCGCGGGAGTCGGCACCTGCGTTGCGACTCGAGTCGCAGGCGCAGGCGCGGGCCGACGGGCGTCGGCGGCCGCGCGTCTAGGAGTCCGCGACGAGCTCGACCTTGAACCGCTCGCCGTCCTCGAGGAACGCGGCGCGGTGGTCGGGACCGCCGGCGAACGGGTGGCGGTCCTCGTACAGGCGCGCCCAGCCGTGGTCGGGCGCCGCGGCCCAGAGGCGCTCAACGTCGGCCGCGGATCCCGCGTGGAACGCGAGGTGGCTGAGGCCCGCCGCGCGCCGGTCGTGCGGGGCGTCGCGCGGCGCCCGGGCGATCACGAGGTAGGCGTCGCCGAGGCGGAGGCTCCGGCCGTCGGCCCAGCGGGCTTCCTCCGCGTAGCCGAGCTCGCCGAGGATCCAGCCCCAGGACGCGAGCGCCGCGTCGAGGTCGCGCACCTGCAGCTCCACGTGGTGGAGGGATCCGCGGGCCGTCACGCGGCGCGGCGCCGGGCGACGGCGTGCTCGGCGAGGAACGCGGCGGACCGCAGCGTGAGCCGCGGCTCGGCCCGGCGCAGCAGCCGCGTCGCCGCGACGGGCTCGGCCTCCCGCGCGGGATCGGCCCGCGCGAGCGTCCGCTCCGCCCACTCCAGCGCCGCGGTCGGCGGCTGCCCGCTCGTGGCGGTGGGCCCGCCGAAGACCGCGCGCAGCCGGGCGCGCGGATCCTCCCGGTCGCCGAGGATCATGGCCGCCCACCTGCTCTGCATCGTGCGTCTCCCGTCGTCCCCTCCACGCTACGGACGACGGCCCCGCGCGCGCGTCCGCCGTGCGGGGGACGCCGACGCGCGGTGCCGCACGAGACGGGGGCGCTGCCGGCACGGCGGATGCACGGACGCCGTAGGGTGAGGCAGTCGCCCTGCATCGCCAGAGCCGAACGACGCGCCGCCCAACGTCCCCCGTCATGTGCGCGAGCTGGTCTCGATGCACGCGCCCCGCCGATCCCGGCGCGACGCGCCGCCGCGCAGGACCGGGCATGGCTTCCCGGCCGGTCCCGACGCCGCGTCCCGCCACACCGATGTGCACCGCCCGGAGGCACGCCATCCCCCACGTCCGCTGCTACCCCGCCACCACCGCGTCGCGCGTCCACGCCAGCGCGCCGCCGCCGCCCACGGACGCCGATCCCGGCAGCCGCAGCTACCTCGACTTCGCGGTCGTCGCCGAGCACGCCGGGCCCCACGCGGTCGCCGTCACCTACGACCACTGCGGATCCACCCCGCTCGCGCTCGGCTTCGCCCTCGACCGCGCGCAGACCCGCACCGTGCGCTACCCGCCGCTCGCCGCGGGCACGACCCGGCGGACGCTCGTCGTCGACGTGGACATGCGCCGTGGACCCGGCGTGATCCGCGTGGCCGAGGGGTCGGCCGACGCCCGGCTGCACGTGCACTCGCTCCGCGTGACGGGGATCCGGCCCGGCGAGGACACGGGAGTCGAGGCTCCCGCCGCGCCCACGACGGACCCGTTCGCGACGGAGGCGGACGCGGCGTAGACCGTGATCGCTCTGCGCGGGGAGCGCCGGAGCGGAGCCGCCCGCGGGCACCGCGCCCCCGTATGCCCGCGCGCCTGGTGTTTCCCCATCCGAGGGGTTATGTTCGCCCCAGTCCCGATCGAATACCCGTCGCTGGGGACGTCGTGTGGCATCGCCGGAACGCGACGCCCCGGCGGCGCTCGCGATCACAGCAGGAGCCCGACCCGATCCGGGCCCCTGTGAGCAGGGCCCGGTGCGCGGTCGCGCGTTCGCCGGGCTCGGGCTCGGTGGCGCGTCCCCCGCCTCGCTCCCCTCCTCGCTCCACCGCCGTGCGGATTCCCGGATCATCTCGTGCACGTGCCCGTCCCGCCGACGTACGACGATCCAGGAGCTGCCCATGAGCGCGGACGGCCCCCTTCCGCTCGGCCGCCGCTCGATGCGCCGCGAGGACATCGAACTCATGGTCGCGATCGCCTGGAACGCCGAGGGACGGCAGCGCGGACTCCGTCCGCTGGCCTGGGAGATCGGCGACGCGGACTTCGTGCACTTCATCGGGAGCGCCGACGCGTACTCGCGCCCGGCGCGGCGCGAGATCATCGAGGACTGGATCGCCGAGCTCGGCCTCGCCGACGCCATCGACTCCACCGCTCCCCCGCTGCACCGCGTGGGCGGCGACATGGTGTGGACGGGAGCAATCGACTCCGTCGGCATGCAGTTCCACTACCCCGCGGAGGCGGGCGACGGGGATCCGTACGCCGACTGACCGACCCGTCCCGTCGGCCGCCCGTCGCCTCAGCTCGCGGGCGTGCGGAACAGGACCGGCCGTCCCTCGTGCGCCGCGATGCGCGCGTCGAGGCCGGCGCGGACGGCGGGCCACTCGTCGGCGAGGATCGAGTGGATGGCCGCGTCGCGCCAGGTGCCGTCCGCGCGCCGCTGGTCGCGGCGGCAGATGCCCTCGAGGGTGGCGCCGAGCTTGAGGATGGCGGCGCGCGAGCGCGCGTTGCGCGCGTCGGCCTGGAGCTTCACGCGCCCGAAGCCGGAGTCGAAGGCGAGGCCGAGCAGGAGGCGCTTGGCCTCCGCGTTCACGACGGTGCCCCAGACGCGCGGGTCGTACGCGGTCCAGCCGAGGTGCGCGCGCTCGCGGCGCACGTCGAGCTCGGTGAGGCTCGTGGTGCCGACGAGCTCGCCGTCGTGCGGGCCGCCGACGAGGATCACGGCGGTCGGCAGGTCGTCCCAGCGGAAGTAGCCGCGGGCCCACGCGTCGAAGGCGGGCGCGTCGGCGGGGAGCCCGGCCGCGCCGCCGCCGAAGCCGCCCGCGAAGACGGCCGGGTGCGCGATCGCCGCGCGCAGGGCGGGGAGGTGGTCGGGGCTCAGCGGGTCGAGCCGGACGTGGGTGCCGAGGAGGGACGCGGGCGCGGGGACGGTGGCGGTCACCCGGCCAGCCTGGCAGACGCGCGGCCGGGGCCCGCGGAGTGCGCGGGCCCCGGCCGGGTGATCCGTCCTAGCTGCCGGACGTCGCCGTGGGCGCGGGCGTCGTGGCGGGCGTGCCGCCGGACGTCGAGCCCTCGGAGGACCCGGGCTTGGTGGCCGGAGCCGCGGGGCCGCCGGCGGGCGGGGTGGGCGCCTTGCCGTCCGCGCCGACGGGCGGGGCGGGCGGCGCGCAGCCGTCGGCGGGCGGGGCCGGCGGGGTGGCGGGCGTGCCGTCCGCGTTGGTCGGAGGCGTGGGCGGGGTGGGCGGCGTCGCGGGGGTGCCGTCCGCGTTCGTCGGCGGCGTGGGCGGCGTCGGGGTCGAGCCGTCCGCGTTCGTCGGCGGGGTGGGCGGCGTGGCGGGCGTCCCGTCTGCGTTCGTGGGCGGCGCGGGCACCGTGGCCGCGGATCCGTCGGCGTTCGCGGGCGGGGTGGGCGGCGTCGCCGGCGTCCCGTCCGCGTTCGTCGGCGGGGCGGGCGGGGTGGATCCGTCCGGCAGCGCCACGGGCGCGGGCGGCGTCGTGCCGTCGGGCAGCGCGGGCGGGGCGGGGCAGGTCGCGGTCGTGCCGCTCCCGGATCCGGTCGACCCGCTGGTGTCGCCGCCGTTCCCGTCGGCGTAGGCCGCCGAGGAGAAGAGCGCGACGAGGCCGAGGGAGGCGCCCGCGATGCCGACGGCGATGCCCGTGCGGCGCTTGCGCGGAGCGGGGCCCGGCGTCGGCGCTCCCGGCTTCCGCTCGAAGACGGTGATGGTGTCGTCCATGATGGTCCTTCCGTGTCCGCCGCGGCGCGGTGTGCACCGGCGGTCGTGGATCCAGGTTCGGCAGCGGATCTGAAGTCCTCCTTAAGTTCGGCGCCCGGAGCGGACATGCGGCCGGGAGCGCCCATCCGCGGCTCCTACAGTCGGGGCATGCTCCCTCCCGCACGCGTCCTCGTGGTCGAGGACGACGCCGCCATCCGCGCCGCCGTCGTCGCCACCCTCACCGCCGAGCGCTTCGTCGTCCGCGGCCTGGAGTCCGGCGTCGAGCTCGAGGAGGAGGTCAAGGGCTTCCTGCCCGACCTCGTGGTGCTCGACTGGATGCTCCCCGGCCCGAGCGGCATCCGCCTGGCCGAGGGGATCCGCCGCTGGAGCGACGCCAGCGTCATCATGCTCACCGCCCGCGACGCCGTCGAGGACCGCCTGCGCGGCTTCGGTCAGGGCGTCGACGACTACATCGTGAAGCCCTTCGCGCTCGCGGAGCTCGTGGCCCGGGTCGGCGCGGTCCTCCGGCGGCGCGGTCGGCTCGCGTCCGTGGTGGAGATCGGCGACCTGCTCGTGGATCCCGACGCGGGCCTCGCCCGGCGCGGCGGCGAGCAGCTCGAGCTCACCTCCATCGAGTTCCAGCTGCTCGCCTACCTCGCCGCCCACCGGGGCCGCACGCTCTCCAAGACGCAGCTGCTCACGCAGGTGTGGGGCTACGACCAGGCCGACCCGAACCTGGTCGAGG
The genomic region above belongs to Clavibacter phaseoli and contains:
- a CDS encoding VOC family protein, whose translation is MTARGSLHHVELQVRDLDAALASWGWILGELGYAEEARWADGRSLRLGDAYLVIARAPRDAPHDRRAAGLSHLAFHAGSAADVERLWAAAPDHGWARLYEDRHPFAGGPDHRAAFLEDGERFKVELVADS
- a CDS encoding GNAT family N-acetyltransferase — protein: MTATVPAPASLLGTHVRLDPLSPDHLPALRAAIAHPAVFAGGFGGGAAGLPADAPAFDAWARGYFRWDDLPTAVILVGGPHDGELVGTTSLTELDVRRERAHLGWTAYDPRVWGTVVNAEAKRLLLGLAFDSGFGRVKLQADARNARSRAAILKLGATLEGICRRDQRRADGTWRDAAIHSILADEWPAVRAGLDARIAAHEGRPVLFRTPAS
- a CDS encoding response regulator transcription factor; its protein translation is MLPPARVLVVEDDAAIRAAVVATLTAERFVVRGLESGVELEEEVKGFLPDLVVLDWMLPGPSGIRLAEGIRRWSDASVIMLTARDAVEDRLRGFGQGVDDYIVKPFALAELVARVGAVLRRRGRLASVVEIGDLLVDPDAGLARRGGEQLELTSIEFQLLAYLAAHRGRTLSKTQLLTQVWGYDQADPNLVEVHISALRKKMEAKGPRLLHTVRGLGYRVEA